TAAAACAGTATTGTCTAGAGAAGATTCTTTAAAGAATTTATTAGGAGCTTCACAAGTGGTAGAAGGTGCTAATTTAATTCATAATGAATATGGAAGTAGACTGTTCGCAGATTTCTTCTTCTTTATTACTGGTTTTCATGGTTTTCACGTATTCTCGGGAATAGTAATAAATATTATTATTTTCTTTAATGTGATATTAGGTACGTATGAAAAAAGACGTAGTTATGAAATGGTAGAAAAAGTTGGTTTATACTGGCACTTTGTAGATTTAGTTTGGGTATTTGTATTCACATTCTTCTACTTGGTTTAATTTAAATTAATTTTTCATCACCTAAAGGATTTAAAAGAAAAAAATTACAAAATGGCACACGAACATAAATTAGAAATATTCAGAGGATTAGTTAAGTTTAAATCTAATATTAGTAAAATCTGGGGAGTACTTATTTTTTTATCTATAATTACGACCATTGAAGTTGTCTTAGGAATTATCAGGCCTGCTTTTTTAGTAGAGACTTCCTTTTTAGGAATGCACCTATTAAACTGGTTATTTATTATTCTTACTTTAGTAAAAGCCTATTATATTGCTTGGGACTTTATGCACCTTCGAGATGAAAAGGTAGCATTGAGAAGAACAATAGTTTGGACCCCGATATTTTTGGTTTGCTATTTAATTTTTATTTTACTATTTGAAGCAGATTATATTCATGAAGTATATAAAGAGGGATTCATTAAATGGAACTTCTAATTCTTAATACTATTTAACACACAAAAAGACGGTTTAACGACCGTCTTTTTTTATTTTTGCAGAATATTCTACGTTATGAAAAAAGCATTTGTACTTATCGTTCTTTTTGTACTTCCTATCGTTGCTTATTTATTTTTTGCATCAGGAGTTCATAACTTTGGAAAGCTTCCTGTACTTACGGAAACAGTTTTTGATGTTAGTACAGTAGATAGTACGACTACCTTCAAAAATAAAATTACTATTCTAGGTTTTTTAGGGAATGATGTAGATTTTAAAAAGGGGAATGCTTTAAATCTGAATCAAAAAATTTATAAAGATTTTCATAAGTTCAGCGACTTTCAGTTTGTTATGATCATGCCAGAAGGCACGGAAGAAAGTGTGAAAATACTTCAAAAAGAACTTTCAGGACTTGCTGAAATAGATAAGTGGAAATTTGTTTTCGCTAGCCCAGAACAAATTCAATTAATTTTCAATAGCCTTGATACAGATTTAAGTTTGGATGAAAGCTATAGCACACCATATGTTTTTATTGTAGATAAAGATGCTGCACTCCGTGGTCGTAATCAAGATGAAGAACATAAAACTATATATGGTTTTGATGCTACTTCTGTAGCTGAGCTCACCAATAAAATGATAGACGATGTTCGTATTATATTAGCAGAATATAGAATGGCATTGAAAAAGAATAACGCAAATAGAGAAATCTAATGGGAAAAAGTAAATACACATACATTTGGGTTTCATTTATTATCCTAGTTTTCGGTATAATCTTTATTCCTAAAATAATAGATAGAGTATATAAGGGTACTGTTGTTGAAAGCGATCGCATGAGTATTGATATGAATAATGGTAATTTAGCATTTATCGTTATAAACGGAGAGAAGAGAAAAGTTCCAGATTTTGCCTTTGTCAATCAGGACAGTCTGTTAATTACTAATAATGATTATAAAGGCAAAGTTTATGTGGTAGAGTTTTTCTTTACAACCTGTCCATCAATTTGTCCTATTATGAATCAAAACTTGGTTCAAATTCAAAGTGAGTTTAAAGAATTTGATGATTTTGGAGTAGCTTCTTTTACGATTAATCCAACCTATGATACACCCACGGTGTTAAAAGAATATGCAGAGAAGTACGGAGTTACCAACTTAAACTGGAATTTAATGACAGGAGATGCGCAAGGTATTTATGATTTAGCAAATTCAGGTTTTAATATTTTTGCCAGTGAAGTTCCAAGTGCTCCAGGCGGTTTTGAGCATGCGGGTATGTTTGCCTTAGTGGATAGAAACGGGTATATAAGATCAAGAGTAGATGATTTTGGAAATCCAATGATCTATTATCGAGGTACAATCACGGAAGAAGATGGCGTAAATGATCAAGGTGAGCAAGAACAAATAGGAATACTTAAAGAAGATATACAAAAATTACTGGAAGAGAAATGATGAATGAGCTTGAGCAAAAAGAAAAGAAGTTTAATAGGCTAATAACAATTGTATCTATTGTTATTCCTTTGGTAGTGGTTATTTTGTTTGGTGTTAAATTACCTAATGTAGCGCCATTAAGTTTCTTGCCTCCAATTTATGCTTCGGTTAATGGGCTTACCGCAATTTTATTGATAGTAGCTGTAGTTGCTATTAAAAATGGGAATAAAAAACTACATCAGCAAATCATGATGACTTGTATTGGTTTGTCATTGGCATTTTTAGTAATGTATGTAGCTTATCATATGACCTCAGATTCTACTAGTTTTGGAGGAGAAGGTCTTATAAAATATGTATACTTATTTATTCTAATCACCCATATAATTCTTTCGGTGGTAATTATTCCTTTAGTACTCATCACGTTTTCAAAAGCATACTTACAAAAATTTGAAGCTCATAGAAAGTTTGCTAAAATTACATTTCCGATATGGCTTTATGTAGCTATTACCGGAGTGGTGGTATACTTAATGATTTCTCCTTATTATGCGCACTAATATCCAAGGACTTATGAACTATAAAAAATTTGTATTCTTAGTATTACTTTTATTTTTGGCACCTAATTTGGCTGATGCCCAATGTGCAATGTGCCGCGCCGTTTTAGAAAGTGAAGAAGGAATGACTACCGCCAAAGGGATTAACGATGGTATTGTATATCTTATGGCTATTCCATATATCTTAGTGGGAGTGCTTTTTTTCTTCGTTTATAGAAAGATGAAAAGTCCTAAAGTGTAATTTTAACATTACTTTAAGTTTTTTGGTGTAACAAAAGTCATTCATAAGTAGTCTATTGTATTGAGCGGGTAGTTTTGCCAAAGCTCGAACCAACCAAAAGCTACTAAATGTTTGATTTAGAAAGATGGCAAGAGATTTTTGACACCATTCGTAAAAACAAATTACGCACATTTCTTACAGGGCTATCTGTGGCCTCAGGTATTTTTATTCTTGTTATTTTATTGGGTTTTGGACAAGGCATGCAAAATGGTATTGCTAAAGAGTTTGAAAGTGATGCAGCCACTAGCATTTGGATATGGACAGAGACTACACAAAATGCATACAAAGGACTTAATCCTGGTAGAGAAATTCAATTTAGAAATGAAGATTACACTACGCTAGTAGATAAAATGGATTTAAACTTGGAACATAAAACCATGTTCTATTTACCAAGAGATGTCACCACTACGTATAAAAATGACGCGCTAATTTATCAAGTAATGGGCACTACAAAGGATGCTCAATTTTTAGAGAACCAGAATATGGTGCAAGGCCGTTTTCTAAATTGGCAAGACGAATCTCAGGTAACCAAAGTAGCCGTAATAAGTGCTAAAATTAAGAGAGAGGCTTTTGATGCCATAGATAGCCCAATAGGGGAGTATATAAAAATTTCTAACATCCTATTTAAGATTATAGGGGTATATAAGGATAAAGCAGGTGATCGGGAGGAGAACCGTATTTTTATTCCAATCTCAACTTCTCAAAAAGTATTTAACGGTTCAGATAAATTAGACAATCTTGTTTTTTCATCACCACCAGTCGCCAATTTTGAACAGGCGGTACAACAATCTGTGCACTTAAAAGCTGAAATTGACACCTATTTAAGGCAAGCACATTCTATAGCTCCCGATGATGAAGGGGGTATAGGAATAAACAACCAAATGGAGAATGCAAAAAGATTCTATTCATTAACAGGTAATATTAAACTTTTCTTTTGGTTTGTTGGTCTTTGTACCATTATTGCGGGTGTTGTTGGAGTCAGTAATATTATGCTAATTGTAGTAAAAGAAAGAACAAAAGAAATAGGAATTCGTAAAGCTTTGGGGGCAAAACCTTGGTCCATTATTGGGATGATCCTGCACGAGTCTGTTTTTGTTACTGCAATTTCGGGTTTTACAGGTCTTATTTTTAGCATGGGGTTGTTAGAAATTATTGGCCCCAATATAGAGGTAGATTATATTGTAAATCCTTCTGTAGATTTTAATGTGGCTATGGCTACTGTTTTGCTTCTTGTTGTTGCTGGTGCAGTAGCAGGCTTTTTTCCTGCATGGCGCGCAGCAAGTATACATACCATTGATGCATTACGAGACGAATAAATAAAAACTAGATGTTTAATAGAGATCGTTGGAGAGAGATTATAGAAGTGCTGACAAGTAATATGTTCAGGACTATTCTTACCGCATTT
This genomic stretch from Cellulophaga algicola DSM 14237 harbors:
- a CDS encoding cytochrome C oxidase subunit IV family protein, with amino-acid sequence MAHEHKLEIFRGLVKFKSNISKIWGVLIFLSIITTIEVVLGIIRPAFLVETSFLGMHLLNWLFIILTLVKAYYIAWDFMHLRDEKVALRRTIVWTPIFLVCYLIFILLFEADYIHEVYKEGFIKWNF
- a CDS encoding SCO family protein, whose translation is MGKSKYTYIWVSFIILVFGIIFIPKIIDRVYKGTVVESDRMSIDMNNGNLAFIVINGEKRKVPDFAFVNQDSLLITNNDYKGKVYVVEFFFTTCPSICPIMNQNLVQIQSEFKEFDDFGVASFTINPTYDTPTVLKEYAEKYGVTNLNWNLMTGDAQGIYDLANSGFNIFASEVPSAPGGFEHAGMFALVDRNGYIRSRVDDFGNPMIYYRGTITEEDGVNDQGEQEQIGILKEDIQKLLEEK
- a CDS encoding DUF420 domain-containing protein yields the protein MNELEQKEKKFNRLITIVSIVIPLVVVILFGVKLPNVAPLSFLPPIYASVNGLTAILLIVAVVAIKNGNKKLHQQIMMTCIGLSLAFLVMYVAYHMTSDSTSFGGEGLIKYVYLFILITHIILSVVIIPLVLITFSKAYLQKFEAHRKFAKITFPIWLYVAITGVVVYLMISPYYAH
- a CDS encoding ABC transporter permease encodes the protein MFDLERWQEIFDTIRKNKLRTFLTGLSVASGIFILVILLGFGQGMQNGIAKEFESDAATSIWIWTETTQNAYKGLNPGREIQFRNEDYTTLVDKMDLNLEHKTMFYLPRDVTTTYKNDALIYQVMGTTKDAQFLENQNMVQGRFLNWQDESQVTKVAVISAKIKREAFDAIDSPIGEYIKISNILFKIIGVYKDKAGDREENRIFIPISTSQKVFNGSDKLDNLVFSSPPVANFEQAVQQSVHLKAEIDTYLRQAHSIAPDDEGGIGINNQMENAKRFYSLTGNIKLFFWFVGLCTIIAGVVGVSNIMLIVVKERTKEIGIRKALGAKPWSIIGMILHESVFVTAISGFTGLIFSMGLLEIIGPNIEVDYIVNPSVDFNVAMATVLLLVVAGAVAGFFPAWRAASIHTIDALRDE